A stretch of the Lolium perenne isolate Kyuss_39 chromosome 3, Kyuss_2.0, whole genome shotgun sequence genome encodes the following:
- the LOC127343315 gene encoding uncharacterized protein, with amino-acid sequence MAPIRRAAPRPDFASHPSDLELINTYLIPWVNTGERPWNFIHDADVYAAKPQDLARNFAPATASDGLEGWYFFSTLRSKNRRGQRKSRTVGSEGDDGCWHSERAAKALYAGISHTRQIGYRQTFSFATKGDGRLLRSGWLMAEIGLNSDGSEDDELVLCKVYRSPRVKRSTAAVEATAGPPRVGRGKAAASPDHSAPCSQQAGPPAHLPSASTSGTLSMESDSEQDSTSQGGGVIATSPSATPPRRPSPPRLIAPKPPSEPLRATQQIPSSPIRRTSAAVAAPPPRPDFACHPSDQALVQSYLIPRIASGLHPCKFTHDADVYAAGPDALTSELPPAISGDGEKAWYIFTTLPAKSTHGQRRPRTVATGEGCWHSEAGVKPVVDGDHHQIGWRQFFSFMTKDAAGRSTRTGWIMVEIGLEQEGLTDELVLCKVYRSPRKGPAPTALLESTASAAASGRSKRRADDNNSGAALTLGTAPGRAKESTATTPPSGRKRKTTGDSSPGARGPARGVLKLTTPPTSGRKKQQGDKKKARLCTRCRIETAESDSGTSEDDDTEDDETRGGSGTGLLEHDSITDESAAPHGHEAGDSSASARTFYRFV; translated from the coding sequence ATGGCTCCAATCcgacgcgccgcgccgcgcccgGACTTCGCCTCCCACCCCTCCGACCTCGAGCTCATCAACACCTACCTCATCCCCTGGGTCAACACCGGCGAGCGCCCCTGGAACTTCATCCACGACGCCGACGTCTACGCCGCCAAGCCCCAGGACCTCGCCCGCAACTTCGCGCCCGCCACCGCCAGCGACGGCCTCGAGGGCTGGTACTTCTTCTCCACCCTGCGCTCCAAGAACCGCCGCGGCCAGCGCAAGTCCCGCACCGTGGGGTCCGAGGGGGACGACGGCTGCTGGCACTCGGAGCGCGCCGCCAAGGCCCTCTACGCCGGCATCAGCCACACCCGCCAGATCGGGTACCGCCAGACCTTCTCCTTCGCCACCAAGGGCGACGGCCGCCTCCTCCGCTCCGGATGGCTCATGGCCGAGATCGGCCTCAACTCGGACGGCTCGGAGGACGACGAGCTTGTCCTCTGCAAGGTCTATCGGAGCCCGCGCGTCAAGAGATCTACGGCGGCGGTGGAAGCTACCGCTGGACCACCCAGGGTTGGAAGGGGAAAAGCAGCAGCAAGTCCCGACCACTCTGCCCCCTGTTCTCAACAGGCTGGACCCCCCGCGCATCTGCCTTCCGCTTCCACTTCCGGCACGCTGTCCATGGAGTCCGACTCCGAGCAGGACTCGACCAGCCAAGGCGGCGGCGTAATCGCTACGTCGCCGTCTGCCACTCCGCCCCGAAGGCCAAGCCCCCCACGTCTCATCGCGCCGAAACCCCCCTCCGAGCCTCTTCGGGCTACGCAGCAGATCCCTTCGTCGCCCATTCGTCGCACATCTGCCGCcgtggcggcgccgccgccgcgcccggACTTCGCATGCCACCCTTCGGACCAAGCGCTCGTGCAGTCCTACCTCATCCCGCGCATCGCCTCCGGCCTGCACCCGTGCAAGTTCACCCACGACGCCGACGTCTACGCCGCGGGCCCCGACGCGCTCACCAGCGAGCTCCCCCCGGCCATCTCAGGCGACGGCGAGAAGGCCTGGTACATCTTCACCACGCTGCCGGCCAAGAGCACCCACGGCCAgcggcggccgcgcacggtggccACCGGGGAGGGGTGCTGGCACTCGGAGGCCGGCGTCAAGCCTGTCGTCGACGGTGACCACCACCAGATTGGATGGCGCCAGTTCTTCTCCTTCATGACCAAGGACGCTGCTGGCCGGAGTACCCGCACCGGGTGGATCATGGTGGAGATCGGCCTCGAGCAGGAGGGCTTGACGGACGAGCTCGTCTTGTGCAAGGTGTACCGGAGCCCGCGTAAAGGGCCAGCGCCCACTGCCCTGCTGGAATCCACCGCCTCGGCGGCGGCATCTGGACGCAGCAAGAGGAGAGCCGACGACAACAACTCTGGCGCAGCGCTCACGCTGGGGACAGCTCCCGGCCGTGCCAAGGAATCTACGGCGACGACACCTCCCTCTGGACGCAAGAGGAAAACCACCGGCGACTCGAGCCCCGGCGCAAGGGGTCCAGCGCGCGGAGTCCTCAAGCTCACGACGCCCCCGACGTCTGGGCGCAAGAAGCAGCAGGGCGACAAGAAGAAGGCGCGACTGTGCACTCGCTGTCGGATCGAGACAGCCGAGTCGGACAGCGGGACGTCCGAAGACGACGATACGGAGGATGACGAGACCCGCGGAGGATCGGGGACGGGCCTTCTTGAGCACGACTCGATTACCGACGAGTCTGCCGCGCCCCATGGACACGAAGCCGGTGATTCTTCAGCAAGTGCTAGAACATTCTACCGCTTCGTCTAG